The Panacibacter microcysteis genome includes a window with the following:
- a CDS encoding Fur family transcriptional regulator, whose translation MKNEVAEILKRNQLSVTESRRKILELFRASNGALAHADIETKTGEHFDRVTVYRTLQTFVDKGIIHTIPTADNSVRYALCKDACSEGHHHDNHVHFICDDCGTTYCLENIITPEVRLPQGFKQSQTDVVVSGVCDKCS comes from the coding sequence ATGAAGAACGAAGTAGCGGAAATTCTAAAACGCAACCAGCTAAGCGTTACAGAGAGCAGGAGAAAAATTCTCGAATTGTTCAGGGCCAGCAATGGTGCACTGGCACATGCAGATATTGAAACAAAAACAGGCGAACACTTTGATCGTGTTACGGTGTACCGCACCTTGCAGACATTTGTAGATAAAGGCATCATTCACACCATTCCAACAGCAGATAATTCTGTGCGTTACGCCTTGTGTAAAGATGCCTGCTCAGAAGGCCACCACCATGATAATCATGTACATTTTATTTGTGATGATTGTGGTACAACTTATTGCCTTGAAAATATTATAACCCCCGAAGTAAGGCTGCCACAAGGTTTTAAGCAATCGCAGACAGATGTGGTAGTGAGTGGTGTATGTGATAAATGTTCTTAA
- a CDS encoding MerC domain-containing protein, whose product MNMKINWDALGITASVACAIHCALLPLFLTSLPLFGVEIIDNFSFEIFMIIVAMAIGSYSFYHGFKKHHHSIVPFLLFLAGIGLLFAKQVWHEYQVWFLIPAVILIVVAHFTNYRSCRVHNHAHSDDCDH is encoded by the coding sequence ATGAATATGAAGATAAACTGGGATGCATTAGGAATAACCGCTTCAGTGGCTTGCGCCATCCATTGTGCGTTGTTGCCATTATTTCTAACGTCTTTGCCCTTATTTGGTGTAGAAATTATAGACAATTTTTCGTTTGAGATCTTTATGATTATTGTAGCCATGGCCATAGGCTCATATTCTTTTTATCATGGTTTTAAAAAGCATCACCACAGCATCGTTCCTTTTCTTTTATTTCTTGCAGGAATAGGTTTATTGTTTGCCAAACAGGTTTGGCATGAATACCAGGTTTGGTTTCTCATTCCCGCGGTAATTCTTATCGTGGTGGCACATTTTACCAATTACAGATCCTGCAGGGTACACAATCACGCACATTCAGATGATTGCGATCATTAG
- a CDS encoding Wzz/FepE/Etk N-terminal domain-containing protein has protein sequence MSSASQEITLKDFIYQTRSWFRYILSKWLIIVIIAACVAGLGILYAVKSDPEYTASVTFVLSTNSGSSNSLLGLASQFGLDLRSGTEDVFAGDNIIALMKSRRMVQETLMKKPADGKTTLLNILVKEMEMDEAWSNDDRLKNAFPFPDTRNHMTLVQDSLFREVYYMVVDNMLDISKPEKSQSIYAATTISTNETFSFYFTRNLVDATSAFYIKTKTSTARQNLDMLQREADSLRNILGNAITTIGAETDKTFNLNPAFQVQRSGIQQNQVRASALGTAYGEVLKNLEIAKISLQKETPLYQVIDEPVLPLKMSRASVIIFFIIGGMIGGFMMVLYLTVKRFFKNI, from the coding sequence ATGTCGTCTGCGTCACAGGAAATCACATTAAAGGACTTTATTTACCAAACGCGTAGCTGGTTCAGGTACATTTTATCAAAGTGGCTGATTATAGTAATAATAGCAGCATGTGTAGCAGGCCTGGGTATTTTATATGCAGTCAAATCAGATCCTGAGTATACAGCTTCTGTAACATTTGTATTGTCCACCAATTCAGGATCATCTAACAGTCTTTTAGGGCTGGCTAGTCAATTCGGTCTTGATCTTCGCAGCGGTACTGAAGATGTTTTTGCGGGTGATAATATAATTGCGCTTATGAAATCGCGGAGAATGGTGCAGGAAACATTAATGAAAAAGCCAGCAGACGGCAAAACAACACTTTTGAATATTTTGGTTAAGGAAATGGAAATGGACGAAGCATGGTCTAATGATGACAGGCTAAAAAATGCCTTTCCTTTTCCGGATACGCGTAACCACATGACCCTGGTACAGGATAGTCTTTTTAGAGAAGTTTATTATATGGTCGTTGATAATATGCTTGACATATCAAAACCTGAAAAAAGCCAGAGTATTTACGCAGCAACGACAATTAGTACCAATGAAACTTTTTCATTCTATTTTACCAGGAATCTTGTAGATGCAACATCCGCCTTTTATATTAAGACCAAAACAAGTACAGCAAGGCAAAATCTTGATATGTTGCAGCGTGAGGCAGACAGTTTACGCAATATTTTGGGTAACGCAATCACAACAATAGGTGCAGAAACAGATAAAACATTCAATCTTAATCCTGCCTTCCAGGTGCAACGCTCAGGAATACAGCAGAATCAGGTGCGTGCTTCAGCACTGGGAACTGCCTATGGTGAAGTTTTAAAGAACCTGGAAATAGCAAAAATTTCTTTGCAAAAAGAAACACCTCTGTACCAGGTTATTGATGAACCGGTGTTGCCTTTAAAAATGTCGAGGGCATCGGTAATCATATTTTTTATTATTGGCGGAATGATTGGAGGGTTTATGATGGTTCTTTATTTAACAGTCAAAAGATTTTTCAAGAATATTTAA
- the pseB gene encoding UDP-N-acetylglucosamine 4,6-dehydratase (inverting), whose protein sequence is MLDLNNKSILITGGTGSFGKAFVQTVLERWPGVKRLVVYSRDEQKQFQMAQQYPPTKYPQLRFFIGDVRDFDRLKRALRGVDYVIHAAAMKHVPIAEYNPMECVKTNILGAENIINACLETEVEKVVALSTDKAAAPINLYGATKLASDKLFIAANNIRGSNSISFSVVRYGNVMGSNGSVIPFFLNKKKEGVLPITDPSMTRFNISLEEGVEMVLHALETAWGGELFVPKIPSYKIMDVAQAIGPDCKHEIVGIRPGEKIHEEMITSSDSFSTYDLGKYYAILPQLHRWSLEDFITTFNAKKVKEGFNYSSGQNTEWLTVEEIRSLIKQHIDPDFMP, encoded by the coding sequence ATGTTAGACTTAAATAACAAAAGCATTCTTATTACCGGGGGAACAGGTTCGTTTGGAAAAGCGTTTGTGCAAACAGTACTCGAAAGATGGCCCGGGGTAAAACGGCTGGTGGTTTATTCAAGAGATGAGCAAAAGCAATTTCAAATGGCGCAACAATATCCGCCGACAAAGTACCCGCAACTGCGCTTTTTTATAGGAGACGTAAGAGATTTTGATCGCTTAAAAAGAGCATTGCGCGGGGTAGATTATGTTATACATGCTGCAGCTATGAAGCACGTACCAATTGCGGAATACAACCCAATGGAATGTGTAAAGACAAACATACTAGGTGCCGAAAACATTATCAATGCCTGTCTCGAAACAGAAGTAGAAAAGGTAGTTGCTTTATCTACAGATAAAGCTGCTGCACCCATCAATCTCTATGGCGCTACAAAACTTGCGTCTGATAAACTTTTTATCGCAGCTAATAATATCAGGGGTTCTAATTCCATAAGCTTTTCTGTAGTGCGGTACGGCAATGTAATGGGTTCAAATGGTTCCGTAATCCCATTTTTTCTCAACAAGAAAAAAGAAGGCGTGCTGCCTATTACAGACCCTTCAATGACTCGTTTCAATATCTCTCTCGAAGAAGGTGTTGAAATGGTGCTACACGCACTCGAAACTGCATGGGGTGGAGAATTGTTTGTGCCAAAAATTCCATCATATAAGATCATGGATGTTGCACAGGCAATCGGCCCGGATTGTAAACACGAGATTGTTGGTATAAGACCAGGAGAAAAAATACACGAAGAAATGATCACTTCCTCAGATTCTTTTTCAACCTACGATCTGGGAAAATACTATGCTATTCTTCCGCAATTGCACAGGTGGTCCCTGGAAGATTTTATAACAACTTTTAATGCAAAAAAAGTAAAAGAAGGGTTTAATTACAGTTCTGGTCAAAACACAGAATGGTTAACAGTAGAAGAAATAAGATCACTTATAAAACAGCATATAGACCCTGATTTTATGCCCTGA
- a CDS encoding SLBB domain-containing protein, producing MKKILLVLGLLVFCTVIVNAQGLLNQDLRQIRIDQLSDADILMYYNKVQQAGIPIEQAYQMAAAKGMPAPEIQKLKQRIQLLNPGNKMNSGRNGYNNTDTIPRRDSSLYMYDSMRIPKPLIDPRIFGSELFNNQTLNFEPNIRLATPINYTVGPDDVLELSVYGMQETNFSLTVNAEGSVSIPNVGQIKVSGLSLEEATQRIKIAMQRTVYSSLQSGRSKLSVTIGNIRSIRVTIIGSNKPGNYTLSSLTTAFNALFICGGPKETGSFREIELIRNNKVFKKIDLYRFLVNGDQSDNVTLKDNDVIRIPSYKSRVDLQGYVKRPGIFELLPGETFSNLLEFASGFADSAYRSSVKVTQFTDKEFTVKDVSTDAYSSYTPQSGDKIEVSKILDRYSNRIKLSGAVFREGTYELVKGMTVGDLIKKADGLREDAYTSRGQIFRLKDDLSKELVSFNPLTNTNILLKREDSVVIKSILELREDYYISVQGEVRLPGFYEYNDSLTLKDLIVQSGGLTDAAYPQKIEIARLIQRDTLTFADVRASDIIEITGMADLASAEKNVLLKPNDVVTIRRKPGFLKLESVMVSGELQYPGPYVLQKREERVSDLIKRAGGFTPEAYPAGAFIKRYNLDDTIRLMRKQTVQNIQQQLSLTDTSSSIVTENYEREYDQIPLNLARILLKPGSPEDVVLKARDQLIIPRYTAQVKISGSVLFPTQIAYNEEYNFRDYLSAAGGVSDVGRKKRIYVIAANGRAKSTRSFLFFKNYPKVEPGSEIIVPPKQERMSRLSTGEVIGIASALASLAGVVIAILRL from the coding sequence ATGAAAAAGATCCTTTTAGTACTCGGGTTATTAGTGTTTTGTACTGTTATAGTAAATGCGCAAGGTTTATTAAACCAGGATCTCCGGCAGATTCGCATAGATCAACTCAGTGATGCAGACATATTAATGTATTACAATAAGGTACAGCAGGCAGGCATACCTATAGAACAGGCATACCAGATGGCTGCAGCCAAAGGCATGCCGGCACCGGAAATACAAAAACTGAAGCAAAGAATTCAGTTGCTAAATCCGGGTAATAAAATGAATAGCGGCAGAAATGGCTATAATAATACAGACACTATACCGCGCAGAGATTCCAGTCTTTACATGTACGATTCAATGCGCATTCCCAAACCTTTAATAGACCCCAGAATTTTTGGCTCTGAACTGTTTAATAACCAAACGTTGAATTTTGAACCAAACATCAGGCTAGCAACACCTATCAATTATACAGTGGGCCCGGATGATGTATTGGAACTCTCCGTATATGGTATGCAGGAAACAAATTTCTCTTTAACAGTAAATGCAGAAGGCTCTGTATCTATACCCAATGTAGGACAGATAAAGGTTTCCGGCTTGTCACTGGAAGAAGCCACACAACGCATAAAAATTGCCATGCAAAGAACTGTATATAGTTCGTTGCAAAGTGGCCGCTCCAAACTGTCTGTTACAATTGGTAATATCAGGAGCATTCGCGTTACAATTATAGGAAGCAATAAGCCAGGCAATTATACATTGTCGTCTTTAACAACAGCATTTAATGCATTGTTTATATGTGGGGGCCCTAAAGAAACTGGAAGCTTCAGGGAAATAGAATTAATAAGAAACAATAAAGTATTTAAAAAGATTGACCTGTACCGTTTCCTTGTAAACGGAGACCAGTCTGACAATGTTACTTTAAAAGACAATGATGTTATCAGAATTCCGTCTTACAAGTCAAGGGTAGATCTGCAGGGTTATGTAAAGCGACCGGGAATTTTTGAGTTGTTACCGGGAGAAACATTTAGCAATTTACTTGAGTTCGCTTCCGGCTTTGCAGACAGCGCGTATCGTTCTTCAGTGAAAGTAACACAGTTTACGGATAAAGAGTTTACAGTAAAAGATGTAAGCACTGACGCGTATAGTTCTTACACGCCACAATCCGGTGATAAAATTGAAGTATCAAAAATCCTTGACCGTTATTCCAACAGGATCAAACTTAGCGGCGCGGTTTTCAGGGAGGGTACATATGAGCTTGTAAAAGGCATGACTGTTGGAGACCTTATTAAAAAAGCAGATGGATTAAGAGAAGACGCTTACACAAGCCGCGGACAAATATTCAGGCTGAAAGATGATCTTTCAAAAGAACTCGTTTCATTTAATCCGCTGACCAATACAAACATATTGCTTAAGCGGGAAGATTCAGTTGTAATAAAATCGATCCTTGAATTAAGGGAGGATTACTATATCTCTGTCCAGGGAGAAGTTAGGTTACCCGGTTTTTACGAATACAATGATAGCCTTACACTAAAAGATCTCATAGTGCAATCAGGTGGTTTAACTGATGCAGCTTACCCCCAAAAAATAGAGATAGCAAGACTGATTCAGCGGGATACGCTGACATTTGCCGATGTAAGGGCAAGCGACATTATCGAAATTACCGGGATGGCCGATTTAGCCAGCGCTGAAAAAAATGTACTGCTAAAACCAAATGATGTTGTAACGATCAGGAGAAAACCCGGATTTCTAAAACTGGAGTCAGTAATGGTTTCAGGAGAGTTACAATATCCCGGGCCTTATGTACTGCAAAAAAGAGAAGAACGCGTAAGTGACCTTATTAAAAGAGCCGGTGGATTTACACCCGAAGCCTACCCGGCAGGTGCTTTTATTAAAAGATATAATCTTGATGATACAATTAGACTCATGCGTAAGCAAACGGTGCAAAACATTCAGCAGCAGCTAAGCCTTACCGATACATCATCAAGTATTGTAACAGAAAATTACGAGAGAGAATATGACCAGATTCCATTGAACCTGGCAAGAATATTATTAAAGCCGGGCTCACCCGAAGATGTGGTGTTGAAAGCAAGAGATCAGTTAATTATACCCAGATACACAGCGCAGGTTAAGATAAGCGGAAGCGTGCTGTTTCCTACACAGATTGCTTACAATGAAGAATACAATTTTAGAGATTATTTGTCGGCAGCGGGCGGCGTGTCAGATGTAGGCAGAAAGAAACGCATTTATGTTATTGCTGCAAACGGAAGAGCAAAATCAACCCGGTCGTTCCTTTTCTTTAAGAATTATCCTAAAGTAGAGCCCGGTTCGGAAATTATTGTACCACCCAAACAGGAACGTATGAGCAGGCTGTCAACCGGTGAAGTGATTGGTATAGCCAGCGCGCTTGCTTCGCTGGCTGGTGTTGTTATTGCAATATTGCGGTTGTAA
- a CDS encoding ferredoxin--NADP reductase — MLEPWRKGRIVRIEDETSTTKRFWIEIPELVNFDFKPGQFVTLDLPIDEKKNRRWRSYSIASAPDGTNIFELVIVKADDGKGTSYLFNDVQAGAEVLLRGPQGVFILPENLDKEVFFICTGTGVAPFRSMIQYIFKNNIPHKNLYLVFGCRKFGDALYSQEFNQLQQQFASFKYLPVFSREQNAKGIHTGYVHAVYEQLLSTRKDAVFFLCGWKNMINEAKQNIIALGYDKHAIHLEIYG, encoded by the coding sequence ATGCTGGAGCCGTGGCGTAAAGGACGTATTGTAAGAATTGAAGATGAAACTTCCACTACCAAGAGATTCTGGATCGAAATACCTGAACTTGTAAATTTCGATTTTAAACCCGGCCAGTTTGTTACGCTGGATCTGCCTATTGATGAAAAAAAGAACAGGCGCTGGCGTAGTTACTCTATTGCTTCGGCACCTGATGGCACTAATATTTTCGAGCTGGTCATTGTAAAAGCCGATGATGGTAAAGGCACATCTTATCTTTTTAATGATGTGCAGGCTGGGGCAGAAGTATTATTACGCGGCCCACAGGGCGTGTTTATTTTGCCCGAAAACCTTGATAAAGAAGTTTTCTTTATTTGTACAGGTACTGGTGTTGCGCCTTTTCGTTCGATGATTCAATACATCTTTAAAAACAATATCCCTCATAAAAACCTGTACCTCGTTTTTGGCTGCCGCAAGTTCGGAGATGCTTTATATAGCCAGGAATTTAATCAGCTTCAGCAACAGTTTGCTTCTTTTAAATACCTGCCTGTTTTTTCAAGAGAACAAAACGCAAAAGGCATTCATACCGGCTATGTACACGCTGTATATGAACAACTACTTTCAACAAGGAAAGATGCTGTATTCTTTTTGTGTGGGTGGAAGAATATGATCAATGAGGCAAAGCAGAATATTATCGCATTGGGGTACGATAAGCACGCTATTCACCTTGAAATTTATGGTTAA
- a CDS encoding SPASM domain-containing protein: MPYFNWNDTINLLGKLSFRRAWNAAKVMGSFQLSKLTGKPVQWGFPLSISFEPTTSCNLRCPECPSGLREFSRPTGMLKKDFFRETIDDIYKDLLYLIFYFQGEPFLNPDFLDMVKYAHDKGIYTATSTNAHYLTDEKARKTVESGLDRLIISIDGTTQDVYQQYRVGGKLDKVLEGARNIVKWKKELKSKTPFVFFQFLVVKPNEHQIEDIKKLAKEVGVDQVRFKTAQVYDYETDPNQLIPSLEKYSRYKKGKDGRMKIKSGLNNHCWKLWHANVITWDGLVVPCCFDKDAMHRLGNLKTQSFKEVWHNDNYQQFRRELMTSRKNIDICANCSEGLKVWED, from the coding sequence ATGCCTTATTTCAACTGGAACGATACGATCAATCTGCTGGGTAAGCTGAGCTTTCGCAGGGCATGGAATGCTGCAAAAGTTATGGGCAGTTTCCAGCTTAGCAAGCTAACCGGCAAACCTGTACAGTGGGGTTTTCCATTATCCATTTCTTTTGAACCTACAACTTCGTGCAATCTTCGTTGCCCGGAATGCCCAAGCGGACTGAGAGAATTTTCAAGGCCTACCGGCATGTTAAAAAAAGACTTCTTCAGGGAAACAATAGATGATATATACAAAGACCTGCTTTACCTGATATTCTATTTCCAGGGCGAGCCCTTCCTGAATCCCGATTTCCTGGATATGGTTAAATATGCGCACGACAAAGGCATATACACCGCCACGTCTACCAATGCGCATTACCTTACAGACGAGAAAGCCCGTAAAACGGTGGAAAGCGGCTTAGACCGTTTGATTATATCTATAGATGGTACCACGCAGGATGTGTACCAGCAATACCGCGTAGGCGGAAAGCTAGACAAAGTACTGGAAGGGGCGAGGAATATTGTAAAATGGAAAAAGGAATTAAAAAGTAAAACTCCTTTTGTCTTCTTCCAGTTCCTGGTTGTAAAACCGAATGAACACCAGATAGAAGACATTAAAAAACTTGCGAAAGAAGTAGGGGTTGACCAGGTGAGGTTTAAAACCGCGCAGGTATACGACTATGAAACTGATCCAAACCAGCTTATTCCCTCGCTGGAAAAATACAGCAGGTATAAAAAAGGAAAAGACGGCCGGATGAAGATCAAAAGCGGCCTCAACAACCATTGCTGGAAGTTGTGGCACGCCAATGTAATAACGTGGGACGGGCTTGTGGTACCGTGCTGCTTTGATAAGGATGCAATGCACCGCCTTGGCAATCTTAAAACACAATCTTTTAAAGAAGTATGGCACAACGATAATTACCAGCAATTCAGGCGTGAGCTAATGACGAGCAGGAAAAATATTGATATCTGTGCCAATTGCAGCGAAGGCCTGAAGGTTTGGGAGGATTAA
- a CDS encoding acyltransferase family protein, producing MNERYYSLDIFRGATVAFMIMVNNPGSWDHIYAPLEHAAWHGCTPTDLVFPFFLFAVGNAMAFVMPRLQVQGNAYFIRKVVRRTLLIFLIGLFLNWSPFFMWQQNQLVVKSWEWTDANGIPHGIRILGVLQRIAIAYCIASFIVFYFKPRGAYIFGTALLLVYWGLCFAFGSSGDPYSITGFFGTAIDQSILGELHMYHGEGIPFDPEGIISTITPAVQVIFGYLVSHYIQQKGKTYEMLSGLLIAGLVLTFIGLFWSLSFPLNKKIWTSSFTVYTTGVAILVLGILIYIVEFKHVKGWWSSFFDAFGKNPLFIFVLSGFLPRLLGLIRIPNGLSANGKTLYTSPFGWFYEHICKNIAADLRVGSLVYAFSMIAFYWLVAYMLNKRKIYIRV from the coding sequence ATGAACGAGCGTTATTACTCACTGGATATTTTCAGAGGTGCTACCGTGGCTTTTATGATCATGGTAAATAACCCAGGTTCCTGGGACCATATATATGCACCACTGGAGCATGCGGCCTGGCATGGCTGTACACCTACCGATCTTGTTTTTCCATTTTTTCTGTTTGCGGTAGGCAATGCTATGGCTTTTGTAATGCCTCGTTTGCAGGTGCAGGGGAATGCTTATTTTATTCGTAAAGTAGTAAGGCGAACCTTATTAATTTTCCTGATAGGGCTTTTTCTAAACTGGAGCCCGTTTTTTATGTGGCAGCAGAACCAACTGGTTGTAAAAAGCTGGGAATGGACAGACGCAAACGGCATACCGCACGGCATAAGAATATTGGGTGTATTGCAACGTATTGCGATTGCCTATTGCATTGCCTCTTTCATAGTCTTTTACTTTAAACCAAGAGGTGCTTATATTTTTGGTACGGCCTTGTTATTGGTGTATTGGGGACTTTGCTTCGCTTTTGGAAGCAGCGGCGATCCTTACAGTATTACAGGTTTTTTTGGAACAGCGATCGACCAAAGTATTCTCGGTGAACTTCATATGTATCATGGAGAGGGTATTCCTTTTGATCCTGAAGGTATCATAAGCACCATTACTCCTGCTGTGCAGGTTATTTTTGGGTACCTCGTTAGCCACTACATTCAGCAAAAAGGCAAAACATACGAAATGCTTTCGGGCCTGCTGATTGCCGGCCTGGTGTTAACTTTTATCGGCTTGTTCTGGAGCCTTTCTTTTCCTTTAAATAAAAAGATCTGGACAAGCAGCTTTACAGTTTACACAACAGGTGTTGCAATACTTGTATTGGGCATACTGATTTATATTGTTGAGTTTAAACATGTGAAAGGGTGGTGGAGCAGTTTTTTTGACGCTTTTGGAAAAAACCCGCTTTTCATCTTTGTGCTGAGTGGCTTTCTTCCCCGTTTACTTGGCCTTATAAGAATACCCAATGGATTATCTGCCAATGGAAAAACACTTTATACCTCACCATTTGGCTGGTTTTATGAACACATTTGTAAAAACATTGCTGCAGACCTGCGTGTTGGGTCTCTTGTTTATGCATTTAGTATGATCGCTTTTTATTGGCTTGTAGCTTACATGCTCAATAAGCGAAAAATCTATATCAGGGTTTAA
- a CDS encoding SDR family oxidoreductase, with amino-acid sequence MGKKVLITGASGMLGFTIARAFFEDHYDVLGIGRKKIPSPFPYTQADLLNENQITDTLTTFSPDIIVHCAANVDLRDCEENRPYTYALHVNSTRKLASFRPGKTRFIYISTDSVFDGLTGNYNEKEKTSPLNYYASTKLEGETAATQSNAAAIIIRTNIYGFHTNPEMGNSLFEWLYKTLSQNASLHGFTDVCFNPLYVSQVFEVIKDCLAVEFKGIIHAGCKDFISKYTFAIRVAALFGFDISLVQPASSAIFQSVIQRPANTTLNVSYLESLTGKAYSLGSGLVALKEDFLQSAT; translated from the coding sequence ATGGGAAAAAAGGTATTAATAACCGGTGCAAGTGGGATGTTGGGTTTTACCATTGCCAGGGCATTTTTTGAAGATCATTACGACGTTTTAGGGATAGGGCGAAAAAAAATACCATCACCGTTTCCTTATACCCAGGCAGACCTGCTTAATGAAAATCAAATTACAGACACGCTTACAACATTTTCTCCAGACATCATTGTACACTGTGCTGCCAATGTAGACCTTCGAGATTGTGAGGAAAACAGGCCGTACACATATGCATTACATGTGAACAGTACAAGGAAGCTCGCTTCGTTCAGGCCCGGAAAGACCAGGTTTATTTACATTTCCACCGATTCAGTTTTTGATGGCCTGACAGGAAATTATAATGAAAAGGAAAAAACATCGCCGCTTAATTATTACGCTTCTACAAAACTGGAAGGAGAAACAGCTGCAACGCAATCCAATGCAGCCGCCATTATTATAAGAACCAATATATATGGTTTTCATACTAATCCGGAAATGGGCAACTCGTTGTTTGAATGGCTTTACAAAACCTTATCCCAAAATGCATCTTTACATGGGTTTACAGACGTTTGTTTTAACCCGCTTTATGTAAGCCAGGTTTTCGAAGTAATTAAAGATTGCCTTGCTGTAGAATTTAAAGGTATAATACATGCAGGCTGTAAAGATTTTATAAGCAAATACACTTTTGCCATACGTGTGGCAGCGCTATTTGGTTTTGACATAAGCCTGGTACAACCTGCGTCGTCGGCCATATTTCAATCTGTTATTCAAAGACCGGCCAATACTACTTTGAATGTTTCTTACCTGGAGTCGCTAACAGGTAAAGCATACAGTCTGGGCAGTGGTCTTGTTGCTTTGAAGGAGGATTTTTTACAAAGTGCCACGTAG
- a CDS encoding SCO family protein, with the protein MNKKKLIGYGIFFVVLAGLFLLFSFWGTDNWKSKSPTISTVKPFRFVTQDGQDFTDADLQGKVVLINFFFTSCKGICPKMNNNMHNIYDAFKDEPGFMIVSHTCDPETDSVPVIKRYADSLHINEKQWVFLTGRKDSLYQQARNSYLLDDPKNNMVNINDQFLHTQFFALVDKNGNVRGQVYDGLKQDELAKLKEDIQTLLKEKAGPGNNFSNNLFGSNP; encoded by the coding sequence ATGAATAAAAAGAAGTTGATTGGTTACGGAATTTTCTTTGTGGTACTGGCAGGTTTGTTTTTGTTGTTTTCGTTTTGGGGCACTGATAACTGGAAGTCAAAATCCCCCACCATCAGTACCGTAAAACCTTTCAGGTTTGTAACACAGGACGGGCAGGATTTTACTGACGCAGACTTACAGGGCAAAGTTGTTTTGATAAATTTTTTCTTTACAAGTTGTAAAGGCATCTGCCCAAAAATGAACAACAACATGCACAATATCTACGATGCTTTTAAAGACGAGCCCGGTTTTATGATTGTGTCTCATACATGCGACCCCGAAACGGATTCTGTGCCGGTTATTAAACGTTATGCAGACTCACTTCATATAAATGAAAAGCAGTGGGTATTTCTTACAGGGAGAAAAGACAGTTTATACCAGCAGGCCAGGAACAGCTACCTGCTCGATGATCCAAAGAATAACATGGTCAATATCAATGACCAGTTTCTGCATACACAGTTTTTTGCATTGGTAGATAAAAACGGAAATGTGCGTGGCCAGGTATACGATGGTTTAAAACAGGATGAACTGGCGAAATTAAAAGAAGACATACAAACCTTACTGAAAGAAAAAGCCGGCCCCGGAAATAATTTTTCAAACAATTTATTTGGCAGCAACCCATAA